The DNA region TCGGCCTTGCCAATTACACCGGGCAGGGCGGCTTCTTCCCAAACGGCGTGCGGGGCGTAGCGCTGGCGATGGTCATGGTCATGCTCGCCTATGGTGGCACCGAGGTCATCGGCGTCGCCGCCGCCGAGACGAAGAACCCCGAAGTCAACGTCCCGCTGGCGATTCGCGGCGTCGTCGTGCGGACGCTCGTGCTGTACGTGGGGTCCATTGCGGTCCTGGTGGGGGTGATACCGTGGACCCGCGCCGGCCTCACGGAAAGCCCGTTCGTGTCGGTATTCGGCCTGGTGGGCATACGAAAGGCCGCGACGCTCATGAACCTCGTCGTCATCAGCGCCGCCCTCTCGTCCATGAACAGCGGGCTATACACGAGCTCGCGCATGCTACACTCGCTCGCGTCCCAGGGAATGGCTCCCGTGCTGTTCTCCCAGGTCAGCACGAGTACCGGCGTACCATACTGGGCTGTGCTGGCCAGTACAGCCTCCCTGTACCTCGGGGTACTGGCATATTACGTCTCGCCCCACGGCGCCTTCCTGTTCGTGGCCGGCATCTCGGCTTTCGGCTTTTTCTTCTCCTGGCTCGTAATCACACTCACCCACCTACGGTTCAGGCCCGCGGTCGCGGCGGCCGAGCCCTGGAGGCTGAAGTTCAAGGCCCCCGGTTTTCCCCACACTTCGATCATCACGTCCATCCTGCTGGTAGTCGTGACTTCGGCGCTGTGGCTCATTCCCGAGCAGCGTATGGGCCTGTATGCGGGACTCGTGCTGCTGGCGTTCATAAGCCTGGCATACGCACTCGGGTTCTTGCTGGAGCGCCGGAGGCCCGGCCCGGCGCTCGAACCAGGCCCCATGTCCAGACCCGCGGAGGCTCTGCGACTGGCCTCCTACTTCGGCTTCGAACAGGCGACGGACGAGCCGGAGGAAAGACCAGGCGACGGCGAGAGCGGGACATCATCCCGGTAATCCCAACTTGGTTGGCCTCTGAAACGGTCCAATTGGCTGTTGCACGGCCCCCCACATCCGGTATACTGGCATTTGGGTGATCCCAATCATCTATTGGGTGGCAGAGGACATGCGCATCACGATAGACCGTGACATCTCAACGCCGGTCTACCGGCAGATCGCGGACCAGATTCGCGACCTGATCCTTTCCGGTGAGTTCGGCCCGGGCCGGCGCCTACCCGCGGAGCGGAAGCTCGCGGAGTCACTCGGCGTAAACCGGAGCACGATCATCAACGCATACGGCGAGCTCCAGGCCTCGGGGCTTGTCGAGTCCCGTTTCGGTCGCGGTACGACTGTTCTGGCTGCACCTCTCGGCAGCCCCCCGGCGGGAGACAGGCAGGCGGCGCCGCTTCCGTGGCGCCAGTTCTTCGGCGAGACTGCGGGAAGGACGCGGGAACCCCTCCTCCGGGACCTCATGGAATTGGCCGGTCGGGAGGACATCATCTCTTTCGCCGCAGGCATACCCGCGCCCGAGACGTACCCTCTCGATGCTTTTCGCGAGATACAGGACCAGGTGCTAAGGGACCACGGCCGTGCGGCGCTCCAGCACAGCCCCACCGAGGGCCATCTTCCCCTCAGGGAGACCATTTGCCAGATCATGCACGCGCGAGGGGTCAACTGCTCGCCGGACGAGATACTCGTGCTCTCCGGCTCCCAGCAAGGACTCGACCTGGCAGCACGCGTTTTCGTAGATCAGGGTGACGTGGTGCTGGTCGAAGAACCATCTTTCTTCTGCGCCGTTCAGGTTTTCCAGACCTCGGGAGCAAGGGTCATCGGTGTGCCGCTGGACGAAGGTGGGGTACGCCTCGACGTGCTTGAGACGCTGCTCTCCCGCTACCAACCGAAGTTCGTCTACACGCTGCCAACGTTTCAGAACCCGTCCGGGGTGACGATGAGCCTGGAAAGGCGGCTCGCCCTGCTTGAACTCGCTTATCGCTACCAGGTTCCGGTCCTCGAAGACGACCCGTATGGGGAGCTTCGTTATGAAGGCAAATTCGTCCCTGCGTTGAAGGCTCTCGACCGCAACGGCTACGTGATTTACCTCAGTACATTCTCAAAGGTCTTGTTCCCGGGCCTGCGTGTGGGCTGGATGGTCGCTCCACGGCCGGTTGCGCGGCAATTCGCGCTGGCGAGGCAGCTCGTGGACCTGCACTCGAACACGCTGGCCCAGTGGCTAATCGATGGGTTCTTCCGCCGCGGCCTGTTTGACGTTCACATCGCCGGCGTGCGGCGGGAGAACGAGCGCCGCCGCAATACCATGCAGCTGGCCCTCGGGCGCAAGGCGCCGCCGGGGTTCCGGTTCAACCGGCCGGAAGGAGGACTGTACCTGTGGTGTACACTACCCAGCGGCATGAACGGTTCCAGACTCCTGGCCCACGCCACGGAACACGGGGTCACGTTTGTCCCGGGTGAGCCCTTCTACGCCGGGGGACAGGGGCAGGACCACATCAGGCTGAACTACAGCTACCTCCCGCCAGACCGCATCGAGGAGGGCGTGGCAAGACTGGTCACCGTCATACGGGAGTCGACGAGCCATGGCCGGGAAATGCCGGCAGGAGTGGTGCCCGGGATGATGCCCATCGTGTGACGATCGGCCGGATCTCTGTTGACGCTGGAGCGACTACTACCGTTTCAGAGGGGATTTCCGTGATCGAAGACAGGCAAATGCTTTCGGAATCGTTTCGCTGGGACGACTTCACCCTCGCGCTGAGGCAGGCGCTCCCACTCACTGTGAGCATATTCGGGTACGGTCTGGTGTTCGGAGTCCTCGCCCGGCAGAGCGGTCTCACCACGTGGGAAGTCCTGCTGATGTCGACGGCTGTCATCGCCGGCTCATCTCAGTTCGTTGCGGTCGGCATGATCTCGGCGGGAGCCGCCGCCGGGCAGATCGTGCTCGCGACCCTCCTCCTGAACATGCGCCACCTTCTCATGGGCGCCTCCCTCGCGCCGTACCTACGAGGGGTCAGGACCTGGAAACTGGCGGCCCTGGCGCACCTGTTGAACGACGAGTCATACGCCCTGATAATCGATCGCTTCCAGAAACACGGCGGAAGCGTGGCGTATTTCCTGGGGGCCGGGCTGGGCACGGTCTCCGGGTGGATTCTCAGTTCCGCTCTTGCGGGCGCCCTTGGAAACCTCGCCGGCAGCACCCAGAAGTTCGGCCTCGACTTCGCGTTCGCCGGCACGTTCATCGGCCTCCTGGTGCCCCAGATCAAGAACAGAGAAACGTGGATCTCGTTCGGAGTCGCAGCCATTGTCTCCCTGGCGTCGGTTCAGCTGATCCCAGGAAAGTGGTATATGGTGATCGCCGCCGTCGCGGCAGCGGTCGCAGGAGTGGTGGTGGAATCACTTGCGAGCGGAAGTCGTGCTAGTCATACTGGGCATGGCCCTGGTCACTTATCTGACGAGGGTTAGCCTCCTGGTCCTGGTCGGGCGGGTCTCGCTGCCCGCACCCCTGATGGCGGCGCTCAGGTACATCCCGATAGGCATAATTACTGCGCTCGTCGTCCCAGCCATACTGGTAGTCGGCGGGAAGATCGACGTTTCCCCCGCGAACCTCTACATCCCGGCGGCCCTGGCCTCAGCCCTGATAGCCGCGAAGTGGAAAAACATACTCCTCGCCATGTGCGGCGGCGTCGCGGTCGTAGTCATAATGAGGCTGGCTCTTTCGCCCGCCTGAGGACCGCACAGCAGGCCGCCGTTGCGCTGGCCGCAGGCAGGACTCGGCCCGAATGTGGGGCGGTATGGAAGTAGACGTCACACAGCTAGAAGGAATATCCTCGTCCCCGTCGAATAACGTGCCTACCAATAGGGCCGTCTTTGCAGACGGCCGCAGTTGAAGGCCAAGTGGTCCTAACCAGTTATACTAACCTGGCAGGAGGGCTTCACCGTGAGGCCTTTAGTAGCGGTAACGTCGTCAGCGCTTACCTCAAGCCCCCAGGTCCCCAACAGGATCTCCTGCTACGTCGACAGCGTCTACACAGACGCGCTGGTTTCTTGCGGCCTCCAGCCCGTGATTCTGCCGGCCACGTCCCCCTGCAGCCCGGACAACTCCGAAGACCCCGTCAGGCTAATGTGTGCTTTCTCCGGTCTTCTGGTGACGGGGGGACCGACACTGCCGTCCACAACACCGCTGGATTCGCCCATCCTGCCCCTGAGAGAGCAGGACCCGGCTCGATGGGAGCACGACACAACTGTCATCAGAGCCGCGCTCGCGTCGGGAATCCCGGTTCTGGCGGTCTGCCGCGGGATGCAGGTGCTTAACGAGGTCCTTGGTGGGACTACTCACCTTAACCTGGTGCTCGACGGTGTCACGAGCCTTGATCACAACCAGGGAACCCTCCCGGAATCCGCGCCGTATCACAGGGTCAACGTGGTAGGTAGTTCCCTGCTTGCGCGACTCACGGGCACCAGCACTCTCGAGGTCAACAGCTTCCACCGGCAAGGGGTAAAGGCCCCCGGAAAAAGCTTGACCGTTTCGGCGGTCTCGGCCGATGGCGTGGTCGAGGCTATCGAGATGGAGGCCGGTTTCTGCCTCGGTGTACAGTTCCACGCCGAACGAATGCCCGGCAGCGCCCCCATGAGGGCAATCATGGCGGGTTTCGCCTCGGCGTGCCGTGCTCGACGGAAAGCCTTGTCCAGGGAGGGATGCCGCTCGTAAACCGTTTTCCGGGTATAGCCGCGAATCGTAGACAGTAGACAGGGAGGAGGTTTGAGGAATGCAGTATATCGGCCCGTTCCCGCTGCAGGTCTTTTACCTGTTTGAGGTCCTTCTGGTCGTCCTACTGTTCCTTGTCCTGTACAAACGCCCGGTATATGAAGCAATGGCTCTCGCCTACCTCGCAACCATCATGATGACCGGAAGGTACGACCTGTTCTGGAAGTATCTCACGTACTCGTCGACCAGCACTCTGTTCTATGCCATCGTAGCGTTCCTGTTAGTCGCACACATCTTCGGCGAGACCAAGGTCGTGGAGAAAATCATCAATTTCATCCTGGCGTCGGTTGGGCGATTCCGGGGCGGCGCCGGGTATGTATCGCTTCTGGCGAGTACATTCATGGCAGCCCTATCCGGTACCGGACCCGGCAATGTGGCGGCAACCGGCGTGTTCACCATCCCCGCGATGATTGAGACCGGCTTCTCGAGAGCTCTGGCCGCGACAGTCGAGATGAGCTGCTCCACCCTGGGCAACATCATCCCGCCGTCAGGCATAGTGATTCTGTCATGGGGCCTGCTAGACAAGCTGTCCCCCGGCGCGATCAGCTCTTCGCAGTTCGTGATAGCCGCCTACGGAATAGGCCTCTGGTTCGTGATACAGCGCTGGCTGACGCTGCTCGTGATGTGCAAGTACTACAACGTCAAGCCGGTCCCGGCCGAGGCAAGGCCCTCGCTAAACGACTCCTGGAACAAGGGCAAATGGGCGCTCATCCTGCCGTTGCTCATATTCATCCCGCTGTTCCTCGACGCAAAGTTCCCCGGGTTTCTGACAGCGCGGCTCGGGAAAGAAGGCGTGAAGGCGTTCTCCACGTGTGTGCTCCTGTTCACGCCCGGGATGGCCGGCGCATATGCCCTCTGGATAGCCCGCAGGGATATCCCTGAGAAGATGAATCTGAACGGTCTGGTGGGGATGTTCCGCCGCAGCGTCATGCAGACAGTTCCGGTTGCCGCGACAATCTACCTGGCGTACGGTCTTTCGATGGTGTTCAGGGAGATCGAGATGGAAAAAGCCGTCCAGCAGTGGTTCCTCGGGATGGGCCTGAACGCGTCGTCTATGATAATCGTCGCCCCCGTATTCTTCATGCTCCTCGGGATGGTATTACCGGGCTCCTCACAGATCGCGCTCCTGGGCTCGGCAATGATAGCAACCTTCGCATCGATGGGCGGGAACCCGGTGCTGTTCGCTTCCATGCTGCCGGCCATGACGGGAGCGATGGAAGGAATGACCCCGCCCCTTGCGCTCTGCATGTACGCCGCGATGGGCATAGCCAAGTCGGGCTTCGTGGAGACGACCAAGATAACGCTGGTGTGGGTGGCGCTGCACCTCCTGGTATCGATAATCCTGCTTACGGGCGTACTGCCCATCTTCGGACTATAGGGGGTGAGAACGGTGAAGGCGATATCCGATTCCTTGAACGTGTGCTACGGCTTGCTCGCTCTCTTCACCCTGGGCGTCGGGGCGGCGGCCTTCTTCATGTTCCTGGCGGGCCTAGTCATCGGTGGGGCGACCGCCACAAGCCTGGCCGTGACCGCCCGCGACTGGATGATGTTCGCAATCAAGACCGCGTCGCTGGCTACATTGTTCGGGCTTGTTGACATCTACCTGAAGGGGTCTCACTCCCTGACGATAGACCAAAATTGAGCGTCCTCGTGCGGAGGTGTTGGGTTTGGACCGCAATGGTCTCCTGGATCTCGCAGCACAGAGAATAGACAGCCTGATAAGTATCGATGTCCCGTCACGGAACGTGATTCACGTACTATACCCACTTGCCCGGGAGAAGACGGGAAAACCCCTTTGTATGGCCGCCGCACAACTCCTGATGAAGAGTGTAACGAGGGGCGGGGTTGTCCTGATCGCGACTGGCTGGCCCGACCGGCCCCATATATCGCCCTCGATAGCCGAAACGGACGGTCCGCCCGGGGCCGCCGCACTTGCGAGGGCTCTGCACAGGGGCCTTGGGGCGGTACCTATCGCGGTAGTTGAGGAAAACCTGGTCGAAGCGATGGAAGCAGTGATGCGCGCAGCAGGTTTTCGGGTAGTAACGCCCCAACAGGCAGTCGAAGCCGCAGTTTCATCCGCGCCCATCCATGCGGCCAGCGTCGTTGGGTTTCCGACTGACGCCGAGGACGCGAAGCACAATGCACAGTACCTGTTCGACCGACTCTCACCGCAGGCGGTAGTGACGATCGAAAAAGGCGGCATGAATGAAAAAAGCAGAATTCACACGAGTCGCGGGGCCGATACGAGCACGCACATGTCCAAGGCCGATTACCTGGTCCTCGAGGCTCAAGGCCGCGGCGTCAAGACAGTGGGTATCGGAGACGGAGGAAACGAAATCGGGATGGGGGTGATAAGGGAAGGAATAGTCAGGCTTATCCGTTTCGGCGATCGCTGCAATTGCGGGTGCGGCGGCGGCATTGCTCCCAGTACCGTTACTGATGTGCTGGTTGCCGCCGCCATCTCCAATTGGGGAGCCTACGGCGTTGCGGCGTGCCTGGCGATCTTGCTCCAGGATGCCGATGTGTTTCACAACCACGTTGTCGAAGGGCGTATGTTGGACGAAGCGTGCCGAGCGTCGCTGATTGACGGTATCACGGGCTATTGCGAACCAAGCGCCGATGGCCTACAGGCCCCGGTACACCAGGCATTCGTGACGCTAATGCTTGAGACTGTCAGGCAGGTAATCCGCTCGCTAGATGCAATCGGCTGACCCACAGTTGAATTCGTACCATAGAACGACAAGAGCACAGCCTGGAAGGGGGTAGTGAAGTGAATGCTCGGAAGAACACGATGGTAGCCGCCGCCCTTGTAATGGTCCTGCTCCTCGCATTATCGGGTTGCGGCCAGAAACCCACTCAGGGGAAAAAGGTCGACAAGATCCTAATGCAGGCATCGAGTATGGGCGGTATAGGCTATGGTTATTCACTGGGGCTGTCAAAAGTCGCCGCCAAGGTTACACCCGACGTCAGCTTCACTGTTGAGGCGACTGCAGGTTATATAGAGAACGCCAAGCGATTGTCGCAGGATGTCGGGCACATTGGTGTGATTAGCCAGGACGACGGTTATGCCGTCTTTAAGAAACAGGGGGATTTCGCCAGCGCAAAGGCCAGACTGCTAACAATGTTCCCTGTTCACACCCTCGACTGGCACATCATTGTGCCTGGTGACGGGCCTGTCAAGACAATCTGGGATTTGAAGGGCAGGAAGGTGTCCGTACAACCTAAGGGCAGTTTCAACGAACGGTTGTCCTCGAACATACTCGCCGCCCTTGATATCGAGTGCAACAAGGTGTACCTGACCCACTCGGAAGCCGCGGAGCAGATGGCGTCAAAATCGCTCGACGCCCACATCGCGTCGGGGTCGTCCCCCGCTTTCGCGGAGCTTGCCGTCCGCATGCCGCTGAAGGTCATTTCTCTGTCGCCCGACGACATATCCAAAATCCGGCAGAAGCTCCCGTATTTGAACGAGACCGATTTCAAGGCGGAGGCTTACTACAAGGGGACGGGCACCGTCAAGAGCGTGAACGTTTGGGCCATCGTGGCCTGCAGAGAAGACCTCCCCGAAGACCTGGTCTACAAGCTTGTAAAGGGTGTTTACGAGAACAAGGACCTGATGGTCGAGGGGCACCCCAGCGCGAAGTTGATGGATCCCGCCCAGGTAACGAAACTGACAGTCCCGCTCCATCCCGGTGCGTACAAGTTCTTCACCGAGAAAGGCATCGCGGTTCCAGACAGCCTGAAGCCGCCCAAGTAGTCGTCGGCCCGAACACGGCTGATCGTGGCGTGAGAGAGAAGGCGCGCCTACAGCGTCGCGCACGGAGGGGAGACTCACAATGGCCGAATCCGGCACCACAGGGAACGCACCAACAAGGGGTCTAGTAGTCGGGGCAATAGCGATCGCGACATCCGTATTCCACCTGTATTCGATGGTTACTCCGGTGCCACTCAACCCGTACACTCAGCGTGCTGTACACCTCCTGTGCGTCTTAACGCTGTGCCTGGTGTTGAACCCCCTCCGCGACAGGCGGGCGCGCCTTCTTGACTATGTGGCCATAGGCGTTGTACTGATTTCGTGCGGCTATATTCTCCTCGAGTACCCAAGAATTCAGGAGCAGGCCGGCCTGCCGTACGGACTGCAGCCATTGGTATCCGCTCTGCTGGTCATTGTAATACTCGACGCCACCCGCAGAGTCGCAGGGTACGCCCTGCCTATCCTCGCCGTCCTGTCCCTGCTGTATGCGTATTTCGGCGACTTCATCCCCGGTGCATGGGGGCATACGGGGTTCTCGCTCGAGAGGATTCTGGGCTACCTCTACCTGACCCTGGACGGAATATGGGGAGTCCCCGTCGCGGTGTCTTCCACTGTCATCATGGCGTTCACGATCTTCGGGGCATTTCTCAAACAAGCCGGCGTTGAGAGGGCTTTTACCAACCTGTCATTCGCCGCCGCAGGCCGCCTGGTTTCCGGGCCAGCCCAGGTGTCGGTCATAAGCAGCGCGCTGTTCGGCACGGTTAGCGGCAGCGCCGTGGCAAACGTCGTCGCCACGGGTTCATTCACGATACCGCTCATGAAGAGTAGAGGATTCCCGGATTACTTCGCCGGAGCCGTCGAGGCGGCCGCGTCCACGGGCGGGCAGATCATGCCCCCGATCATGGGGGCGGGCGCGTTCATCATGGCGGAGACGCTCGAGATGCCGTATCT from Bacillota bacterium includes:
- a CDS encoding amino acid permease codes for the protein MPRSALDILSTVKDALKRGLGSRHLSMISIGGVIGVGMFLGSGATVRLGGPGVVLSYLLGGVIMMMVMLALGEMSVAYPVPGSFRVYASQYLSPFVGYVTGWLYWVSWVGIMAAEIVAATVYMEYWFPGAPNWIFGALFAVLMTVINLVSVRSFGEFEFWFSLVKVIAIVAFIVVGTAAITGAGARFGVPAIGLANYTGQGGFFPNGVRGVALAMVMVMLAYGGTEVIGVAAAETKNPEVNVPLAIRGVVVRTLVLYVGSIAVLVGVIPWTRAGLTESPFVSVFGLVGIRKAATLMNLVVISAALSSMNSGLYTSSRMLHSLASQGMAPVLFSQVSTSTGVPYWAVLASTASLYLGVLAYYVSPHGAFLFVAGISAFGFFFSWLVITLTHLRFRPAVAAAEPWRLKFKAPGFPHTSIITSILLVVVTSALWLIPEQRMGLYAGLVLLAFISLAYALGFLLERRRPGPALEPGPMSRPAEALRLASYFGFEQATDEPEERPGDGESGTSSR
- a CDS encoding PLP-dependent aminotransferase family protein yields the protein MRITIDRDISTPVYRQIADQIRDLILSGEFGPGRRLPAERKLAESLGVNRSTIINAYGELQASGLVESRFGRGTTVLAAPLGSPPAGDRQAAPLPWRQFFGETAGRTREPLLRDLMELAGREDIISFAAGIPAPETYPLDAFREIQDQVLRDHGRAALQHSPTEGHLPLRETICQIMHARGVNCSPDEILVLSGSQQGLDLAARVFVDQGDVVLVEEPSFFCAVQVFQTSGARVIGVPLDEGGVRLDVLETLLSRYQPKFVYTLPTFQNPSGVTMSLERRLALLELAYRYQVPVLEDDPYGELRYEGKFVPALKALDRNGYVIYLSTFSKVLFPGLRVGWMVAPRPVARQFALARQLVDLHSNTLAQWLIDGFFRRGLFDVHIAGVRRENERRRNTMQLALGRKAPPGFRFNRPEGGLYLWCTLPSGMNGSRLLAHATEHGVTFVPGEPFYAGGQGQDHIRLNYSYLPPDRIEEGVARLVTVIRESTSHGREMPAGVVPGMMPIV
- a CDS encoding AzlC family ABC transporter permease is translated as MIEDRQMLSESFRWDDFTLALRQALPLTVSIFGYGLVFGVLARQSGLTTWEVLLMSTAVIAGSSQFVAVGMISAGAAAGQIVLATLLLNMRHLLMGASLAPYLRGVRTWKLAALAHLLNDESYALIIDRFQKHGGSVAYFLGAGLGTVSGWILSSALAGALGNLAGSTQKFGLDFAFAGTFIGLLVPQIKNRETWISFGVAAIVSLASVQLIPGKWYMVIAAVAAAVAGVVVESLASGSRASHTGHGPGHLSDEG
- a CDS encoding AzlD domain-containing protein: MLVILGMALVTYLTRVSLLVLVGRVSLPAPLMAALRYIPIGIITALVVPAILVVGGKIDVSPANLYIPAALASALIAAKWKNILLAMCGGVAVVVIMRLALSPA
- a CDS encoding C26 family cysteine hydrolase domain-containing family (Members of this family of hydrolases with an active site Cys residue belong to MEROPS family C26.); translation: MRPLVAVTSSALTSSPQVPNRISCYVDSVYTDALVSCGLQPVILPATSPCSPDNSEDPVRLMCAFSGLLVTGGPTLPSTTPLDSPILPLREQDPARWEHDTTVIRAALASGIPVLAVCRGMQVLNEVLGGTTHLNLVLDGVTSLDHNQGTLPESAPYHRVNVVGSSLLARLTGTSTLEVNSFHRQGVKAPGKSLTVSAVSADGVVEAIEMEAGFCLGVQFHAERMPGSAPMRAIMAGFASACRARRKALSREGCRS
- a CDS encoding TRAP transporter large permease subunit — protein: MGPFPLQVFYLFEVLLVVLLFLVLYKRPVYEAMALAYLATIMMTGRYDLFWKYLTYSSTSTLFYAIVAFLLVAHIFGETKVVEKIINFILASVGRFRGGAGYVSLLASTFMAALSGTGPGNVAATGVFTIPAMIETGFSRALAATVEMSCSTLGNIIPPSGIVILSWGLLDKLSPGAISSSQFVIAAYGIGLWFVIQRWLTLLVMCKYYNVKPVPAEARPSLNDSWNKGKWALILPLLIFIPLFLDAKFPGFLTARLGKEGVKAFSTCVLLFTPGMAGAYALWIARRDIPEKMNLNGLVGMFRRSVMQTVPVAATIYLAYGLSMVFREIEMEKAVQQWFLGMGLNASSMIIVAPVFFMLLGMVLPGSSQIALLGSAMIATFASMGGNPVLFASMLPAMTGAMEGMTPPLALCMYAAMGIAKSGFVETTKITLVWVALHLLVSIILLTGVLPIFGL
- a CDS encoding DUF4392 domain-containing protein; its protein translation is MDRNGLLDLAAQRIDSLISIDVPSRNVIHVLYPLAREKTGKPLCMAAAQLLMKSVTRGGVVLIATGWPDRPHISPSIAETDGPPGAAALARALHRGLGAVPIAVVEENLVEAMEAVMRAAGFRVVTPQQAVEAAVSSAPIHAASVVGFPTDAEDAKHNAQYLFDRLSPQAVVTIEKGGMNEKSRIHTSRGADTSTHMSKADYLVLEAQGRGVKTVGIGDGGNEIGMGVIREGIVRLIRFGDRCNCGCGGGIAPSTVTDVLVAAAISNWGAYGVAACLAILLQDADVFHNHVVEGRMLDEACRASLIDGITGYCEPSADGLQAPVHQAFVTLMLETVRQVIRSLDAIG
- a CDS encoding TAXI family TRAP transporter solute-binding subunit, which produces MNARKNTMVAAALVMVLLLALSGCGQKPTQGKKVDKILMQASSMGGIGYGYSLGLSKVAAKVTPDVSFTVEATAGYIENAKRLSQDVGHIGVISQDDGYAVFKKQGDFASAKARLLTMFPVHTLDWHIIVPGDGPVKTIWDLKGRKVSVQPKGSFNERLSSNILAALDIECNKVYLTHSEAAEQMASKSLDAHIASGSSPAFAELAVRMPLKVISLSPDDISKIRQKLPYLNETDFKAEAYYKGTGTVKSVNVWAIVACREDLPEDLVYKLVKGVYENKDLMVEGHPSAKLMDPAQVTKLTVPLHPGAYKFFTEKGIAVPDSLKPPK